In a single window of the Candidatus Nanopelagicales bacterium genome:
- a CDS encoding methylenetetrahydrofolate reductase, whose product MHRPVENPSLRHALHTGERSFSFEFFPPKTDAGERQLWQAIRELEGLHPTFVSVTYGAGGSTRDRTVRITHQIQQNTTVAPVAHLTCVGASVDDLHAVIAQYADAGVSNVLAIRGDPPGGLGRPWVPHAGGYDHAVQLVSLLKELGNFTVGVAAFPEGPSRGPGSAVRRDGAPGQAGRRRRLRDHPVLLRRCRLLPVA is encoded by the coding sequence ATGCATCGGCCCGTGGAGAACCCCTCTTTGCGGCATGCCCTGCACACGGGAGAGCGTTCGTTCTCCTTCGAGTTCTTCCCGCCCAAGACCGACGCGGGAGAGCGTCAGTTGTGGCAGGCGATCCGAGAACTCGAGGGATTGCACCCCACTTTCGTCTCCGTCACCTACGGTGCAGGTGGCTCCACCCGCGACCGGACGGTGCGGATCACCCATCAGATCCAGCAGAACACCACGGTGGCTCCCGTCGCCCACCTCACGTGCGTGGGCGCCAGCGTGGATGACCTCCATGCCGTCATCGCCCAGTATGCGGACGCGGGCGTGAGCAATGTGCTGGCGATCCGCGGAGACCCTCCGGGCGGACTGGGTCGGCCTTGGGTGCCCCACGCCGGTGGGTACGACCACGCCGTGCAACTCGTGTCCCTGCTGAAGGAACTCGGCAACTTCACGGTGGGCGTCGCGGCGTTCCCCGAAGGGCCATCCCGAGGCCCGGGATCTGCAGTCCGACGTGACGGTGCTCCGGGCCAAGCAGGACGCCGGCGCCGACTTCGCGATCACCCAGTTCTTCTTCGACGCTGCCGACTACTTCCGGTTGCGTGA
- a CDS encoding methylenetetrahydrofolate reductase produces the protein MTVLRAKQDAGADFAITQFFFDAADYFRLRERANAAGVTIPIIPGIMPVTNVAQIERFAQLSGAAFPEGLARRFHQVAHDPGAVADLGVAVATEMCQALLAGEAPGLHFYTLNRSTASREIYSALGLQHRLAAGVTA, from the coding sequence GTGACGGTGCTCCGGGCCAAGCAGGACGCCGGCGCCGACTTCGCGATCACCCAGTTCTTCTTCGACGCTGCCGACTACTTCCGGTTGCGTGAGCGCGCAAACGCCGCGGGCGTCACCATCCCGATCATCCCCGGCATCATGCCGGTCACCAACGTCGCTCAGATCGAACGATTCGCGCAGTTGTCCGGAGCCGCTTTCCCCGAGGGGCTGGCCCGGCGATTCCACCAGGTCGCGCATGATCCAGGTGCCGTCGCCGACCTCGGTGTCGCCGTCGCCACCGAGATGTGTCAGGCGCTGCTCGCCGGCGAGGCCCCGGGACTGCACTTCTACACCCTCAACCGATCCACGGCGAGCCGTGAGATCTACTCCGCGTTGGGGCTGCAGCACCGGCTGGCCGCCGGCGTCACTGCCTGA
- a CDS encoding potassium/proton antiporter yields MDLDSLAVAMLACAAVALLAVLGVRFAGLIGIPGLLLYLGLGLVIGWIFPQYDLQDAQLATVLGYAALVVILAEGGLTTRMDNLRPVLWPALVLATAGVAISIAIVTFALVSLTDVTLQMALLIGAVVAATDAAAVFSVLRRLRLHPRLRSLLEGEAGFNDAPVVVLVVVLSSGDIAALSPWQVPLIVIAELIGGAAFGIAVGLGARYLLPRLALPSVGLYPIAVMSFMALAYGAASVAHTSGFMAVYIAGVLVGSAEGMPHRRSVIGFAEGLAWAAQIGLFVMLGLLAQPEQALASIVPAVVAGVALVLVARPVSAVVTLLPFRLPRRWIAFVSVAGLRGAVPIVFAAIPLGLAVPGSQVVFDATLILVVLLTLLQTPLLPWIGRRLGVGSEWKAEELAVEAAPMDRMDASLLGVDVDGESHLAGLYVAELRLPKGASVSLVVRDDAAIVPDNTTRFRVGDQVLIVVTNKDRRATVRRLRVVSQGGRLAGWRG; encoded by the coding sequence ATGGATCTCGACAGCCTCGCCGTGGCGATGCTGGCGTGCGCCGCGGTGGCGCTGTTGGCTGTGCTCGGAGTGCGCTTCGCCGGGCTCATCGGAATCCCAGGCCTGTTGCTGTACCTCGGCCTCGGACTCGTCATCGGGTGGATCTTCCCGCAGTACGACCTGCAGGACGCGCAACTGGCGACCGTGCTGGGGTACGCGGCGCTGGTCGTGATCCTCGCAGAGGGCGGCCTGACGACACGAATGGACAACCTCAGGCCCGTTCTGTGGCCAGCCCTGGTTCTCGCCACGGCCGGGGTCGCCATCAGCATCGCGATCGTCACCTTCGCCCTCGTCTCCCTCACCGATGTCACCCTGCAGATGGCCCTGCTCATCGGGGCTGTGGTGGCGGCGACGGATGCGGCTGCTGTCTTCTCCGTGCTGCGTCGGCTCCGGTTGCACCCTCGGTTGCGCTCACTCCTCGAAGGTGAGGCGGGTTTCAACGACGCTCCTGTGGTCGTCCTGGTCGTGGTGTTGTCCAGTGGTGACATCGCGGCTTTGTCACCGTGGCAAGTGCCGCTCATCGTCATCGCTGAACTCATCGGTGGTGCGGCCTTCGGAATCGCAGTCGGACTGGGGGCCCGCTACCTGCTGCCACGGCTCGCACTGCCTTCGGTCGGTCTGTATCCGATCGCCGTTATGAGCTTCATGGCGCTGGCATATGGCGCGGCATCCGTGGCCCACACGTCCGGATTCATGGCCGTCTACATCGCCGGTGTGCTGGTCGGCTCTGCCGAGGGCATGCCTCACCGCCGTTCGGTCATCGGGTTCGCCGAGGGCCTGGCCTGGGCGGCCCAGATCGGCTTGTTCGTGATGTTGGGGTTGCTGGCTCAGCCGGAGCAGGCACTGGCGTCGATCGTTCCGGCAGTGGTCGCGGGCGTCGCTCTGGTTCTGGTGGCGCGCCCTGTGTCAGCAGTCGTGACGCTGCTCCCGTTCCGTTTGCCCCGACGTTGGATCGCCTTCGTCTCGGTGGCGGGGTTGCGCGGCGCGGTTCCCATTGTGTTCGCCGCCATCCCGTTGGGGTTGGCTGTGCCCGGGTCTCAAGTGGTCTTCGACGCGACCTTGATCCTGGTCGTCTTGCTGACGCTGCTCCAGACCCCGCTGCTGCCCTGGATCGGGCGCAGGCTGGGAGTCGGTTCCGAATGGAAAGCGGAGGAACTGGCAGTCGAAGCGGCGCCGATGGACCGCATGGATGCTTCATTGCTGGGTGTCGATGTCGACGGAGAGTCCCACCTAGCGGGGCTTTATGTGGCCGAGCTTCGGCTGCCGAAAGGCGCGTCGGTTTCGCTCGTCGTGCGTGACGACGCAGCGATCGTGCCCGACAACACGACTCGGTTCCGAGTGGGGGATCAGGTTCTGATCGTAGTTACGAACAAGGATCGGCGAGCGACGGTGCGTCGGTTGCGGGTGGTGTCTCAGGGTGGACGGCTTGCCGGCTGGCGGGGTTGA
- the crtI gene encoding phytoene desaturase family protein encodes MSRISVIGAGAGGLAVAARLAAKRHEVTVFDTADRVGGKLYTLRRDGFAFDTGPSLFTLPAVYRDLFMHTGPPLESEIDLQECEPGFAYQFGDGSRLELPGSSMGRTVAAIGDQFGPSAGESWRELMRRAADIWRLTRTNVLGTAIRGRRQLMSLSRPRDLRTVAPWRSLHDMGTDALTDSRLVTLLDRYATYSGSQPRKAPGAFITIPYVEATFGMWHIGGGLGNLADALCRRAEKAGAQFRLGTGVRSIDTCNGAVTGVVTDSDEMVPADIVVSDVDSRRLPAMWGDDAASTQTDSYSGFAILAAVAGTTDGLRHHSVWFPADYDGEFTDLAAGRPVADPAIYVCRPVDPQMAPPGDEAWFILVNAPRHAPDAPDGHDWSDDAANERYADDVLDLLARRGMDIRHRVRWRILQTPFDLGLRDGSGDGAIYGTAAHGAMSVLHRAQNIGPVRGLFRVGGTAHPGGGLPLVGMSAEIVAEEIGRA; translated from the coding sequence GTGTCTCGTATCAGTGTGATCGGTGCCGGGGCCGGTGGGCTCGCTGTCGCCGCCCGCCTTGCGGCGAAAAGGCATGAGGTCACCGTCTTCGACACCGCCGACAGGGTCGGTGGGAAGTTGTACACGCTGCGTCGTGATGGCTTCGCCTTCGACACGGGACCGAGTCTGTTCACGCTTCCGGCCGTGTACCGCGACCTGTTCATGCACACCGGCCCCCCGCTGGAGTCCGAGATCGACCTGCAGGAATGCGAACCGGGTTTCGCCTATCAGTTCGGCGACGGCTCACGCCTGGAATTGCCCGGCTCGAGCATGGGGCGCACGGTCGCGGCCATCGGCGATCAGTTCGGACCATCCGCGGGTGAGTCGTGGCGTGAACTCATGAGGCGGGCGGCAGACATCTGGCGCCTGACCCGCACCAACGTCTTGGGGACGGCCATCCGGGGGCGCCGGCAGTTGATGTCGCTGTCGCGACCACGCGATCTGCGAACCGTCGCTCCATGGCGGTCCCTGCACGACATGGGCACCGACGCCCTGACCGACTCCCGCCTCGTGACACTGCTCGATCGGTATGCGACCTACAGCGGCTCCCAGCCGAGAAAGGCACCCGGCGCTTTCATCACCATTCCCTACGTCGAGGCCACGTTCGGGATGTGGCACATCGGGGGCGGTTTGGGAAACCTGGCCGACGCGCTGTGTCGCCGTGCCGAGAAGGCGGGAGCCCAGTTCCGACTCGGCACTGGCGTGCGCTCCATCGACACTTGCAACGGTGCCGTGACAGGTGTGGTCACGGACTCCGACGAGATGGTGCCGGCCGACATTGTGGTTTCCGACGTCGATTCCCGCAGACTGCCCGCGATGTGGGGCGATGACGCCGCCTCGACCCAGACGGACTCCTACAGCGGATTCGCGATCCTGGCCGCGGTCGCCGGCACGACTGACGGGCTCCGGCACCATTCTGTGTGGTTCCCCGCCGACTATGACGGCGAGTTCACCGACCTGGCGGCGGGCCGCCCCGTGGCCGACCCCGCCATCTACGTGTGCCGCCCTGTTGATCCCCAGATGGCGCCACCGGGGGACGAAGCGTGGTTCATCTTGGTGAACGCCCCCCGGCACGCACCCGACGCACCCGACGGCCACGACTGGTCGGACGACGCGGCCAACGAACGCTACGCCGACGACGTGCTCGACCTGCTGGCGCGTCGAGGCATGGACATCCGCCACCGGGTCCGCTGGCGGATCCTGCAGACCCCGTTCGACCTCGGACTCCGCGACGGGTCCGGCGACGGCGCGATCTACGGAACGGCGGCCCATGGCGCCATGTCCGTGCTGCACCGGGCCCAGAACATAGGCCCGGTGCGGGGCTTGTTCCGAGTCGGCGGTACAGCTCATCCCGGAGGTGGACTGCCATTGGTCGGCATGAGCGCCGAGATCGTCGCCGAGGAGATCGGTCGAGCCTGA
- a CDS encoding glycosyltransferase family 2 protein: MRLPRATAWVRAVVWATTALTIAGAVHAASNSKNLRHLRPGRRQDAGALPAVSILVPARDEQATIDGCLEMLRAQRGLAATEIIVLDDDSSDDTADLARHHAESDPRVRVISGHTGPPPGWLGKPYACHRLAAAASGEVLVFVDADVRLHPEAVAAAVADLVSSRSDLLSAWPRQLAATHLARMVQPLQQWSWLTTLPLARAATSARSSMAAANGQFLLLTREGYDTCGGHGAVAGEVLEDIGLARAVKRSGGRADVVDAAAVAQCLMYADNRELVAGYTKSLWRAFGGPVSGVAVTATLAIGHLLPPGYALVGQHRETRIVGLVGYCAAVAGRIVAARSTGSAAWPSAAEHPAAMVALFALTVRSAALSYRGGLQWRGRPVGPRVRVHGALR, from the coding sequence ATGAGACTCCCCCGTGCCACTGCGTGGGTCCGCGCCGTGGTGTGGGCCACTACTGCCCTGACCATCGCGGGTGCGGTCCACGCGGCCTCGAACTCGAAGAACCTGCGTCACCTGCGTCCCGGACGCAGGCAGGACGCAGGTGCGTTGCCGGCGGTCTCCATCCTCGTGCCCGCCCGCGACGAACAGGCCACGATCGACGGCTGCCTCGAGATGCTGCGCGCGCAGCGGGGCCTGGCCGCCACCGAGATCATCGTGCTCGACGACGACTCCAGTGACGACACCGCCGACCTGGCCCGCCACCACGCAGAATCGGACCCCCGCGTGAGGGTGATCAGCGGCCACACCGGCCCCCCACCTGGCTGGCTCGGAAAGCCCTATGCGTGCCACCGGCTCGCTGCCGCCGCCTCGGGCGAGGTACTGGTGTTCGTCGATGCAGATGTCCGCCTGCACCCCGAGGCCGTCGCTGCGGCAGTCGCGGACCTCGTCTCCTCGCGGTCGGATCTGCTGAGCGCCTGGCCCCGCCAACTGGCCGCGACCCACTTGGCCCGGATGGTGCAGCCATTGCAGCAGTGGTCGTGGCTCACGACCCTTCCGTTGGCGCGGGCGGCCACATCTGCCCGAAGCTCCATGGCTGCGGCCAACGGACAGTTCCTCTTGCTGACCCGCGAGGGATACGACACCTGCGGCGGGCATGGCGCAGTCGCGGGAGAGGTGCTGGAGGACATCGGACTCGCCCGCGCGGTCAAGCGGTCGGGGGGCCGCGCCGACGTCGTCGATGCGGCCGCCGTGGCGCAGTGCCTGATGTACGCCGACAACCGCGAACTGGTCGCCGGGTACACGAAGTCGCTGTGGCGGGCCTTCGGCGGCCCGGTGTCGGGGGTTGCTGTCACCGCGACGCTGGCGATCGGACACCTGCTGCCCCCCGGCTACGCACTTGTCGGACAACACCGCGAGACCCGCATCGTCGGGCTGGTCGGCTACTGCGCCGCGGTGGCCGGTCGCATCGTCGCGGCGCGGTCCACCGGCAGCGCAGCGTGGCCCTCCGCCGCCGAACACCCGGCCGCAATGGTGGCTCTCTTCGCCCTGACTGTCCGCTCGGCGGCGCTGTCCTACCGCGGCGGCCTGCAATGGCGCGGGCGACCAGTCGGACCCAGGGTCCGGGTGCACGGGGCACTACGCTGA
- a CDS encoding carotenoid biosynthesis protein → MTIRLSWAFTALTIAGQILWVLVSGTTRDTFTVGGVVLFFLASLTHSLATQPPGWTARFFAISLLFGWAIEAIGTGTGLPFGAYTYGDRLGADIGSVPWVIPLAWAMMAYPIYVVAARISMGAFTRVLLAATLLATWDLFLDPQMVSERHWWFADPTPALPGVAGIPLSNFVGWIVAALIVMTIVELLAGPPAEPVPTTSPPVVLLTWVYLSNVLANAVFFGRPAVALIGGIAMGIPMAIVWAGLRRPEVREFAR, encoded by the coding sequence GTGACCATCCGCCTGTCGTGGGCTTTCACGGCGCTGACCATCGCCGGACAGATCCTGTGGGTGCTGGTGTCCGGCACCACACGCGACACCTTCACCGTCGGCGGCGTCGTGCTGTTCTTCCTCGCGTCCCTCACCCATAGCCTGGCCACCCAGCCTCCCGGCTGGACGGCGCGGTTCTTCGCGATCTCTTTGCTGTTCGGCTGGGCCATCGAGGCCATCGGCACCGGGACCGGTCTTCCGTTCGGCGCCTACACCTACGGCGACCGTCTGGGCGCGGACATCGGATCGGTCCCGTGGGTGATCCCGTTGGCGTGGGCGATGATGGCGTACCCGATCTACGTCGTGGCCGCCCGCATCAGCATGGGCGCGTTCACCCGCGTGCTGCTGGCCGCGACCCTCCTCGCGACATGGGACCTGTTCCTGGACCCGCAGATGGTCTCCGAGAGGCACTGGTGGTTCGCCGACCCGACCCCGGCCCTGCCCGGGGTCGCGGGGATCCCGCTGTCGAACTTCGTCGGCTGGATCGTGGCAGCCCTGATCGTCATGACCATCGTCGAACTACTGGCCGGACCTCCCGCTGAACCCGTACCCACGACTTCTCCGCCGGTCGTTCTCCTGACCTGGGTGTATCTGTCGAACGTCTTGGCGAACGCCGTGTTCTTCGGGCGCCCCGCAGTGGCTCTGATCGGCGGCATCGCGATGGGGATCCCCATGGCGATCGTCTGGGCAGGACTGCGCCGTCCTGAGGTTCGCGAGTTTGCCCGATGA
- a CDS encoding YbaK/EbsC family protein, with protein MPDLPGPVVRVAEELGGLGASGVPGPTPAAPLPADQTIATTQVFEADGRPVLVVCDGRADPVDLAGVLGTMTVRVVPEPVARLWTGQSPAAIAPVGHAEPVTVIIDVNLSRWRRIWVPAGAPGYCFPTTYSELLRITAGTAAEVGELPGPGAASTLQS; from the coding sequence ATGCCCGACCTGCCCGGTCCTGTCGTCCGGGTCGCCGAGGAACTCGGTGGCCTGGGCGCCTCGGGCGTGCCCGGCCCCACCCCGGCCGCGCCCCTGCCGGCCGACCAGACCATCGCCACCACACAGGTCTTCGAGGCCGATGGACGACCCGTCCTGGTCGTGTGCGACGGTCGCGCCGACCCCGTGGACCTCGCCGGTGTTCTGGGCACCATGACCGTGCGCGTCGTACCGGAACCAGTCGCCCGCCTCTGGACCGGGCAGAGCCCGGCAGCGATAGCCCCCGTCGGGCACGCGGAACCCGTGACCGTGATCATCGACGTCAACCTGTCCCGTTGGCGGCGCATCTGGGTTCCCGCCGGCGCCCCGGGCTACTGCTTCCCCACCACGTACAGCGAACTGCTGCGCATCACCGCCGGAACCGCCGCCGAGGTCGGAGAGTTGCCCGGCCCGGGCGCAGCGTCCACGCTTCAGTCGTGA
- a CDS encoding DUF6504 family protein, giving the protein MSRRYGEPIAVWTSETSPGAPQRFRWRRHTYAVTEVLGRWVEAARWWQSGSGAAGAESGPTGQRLLWRVEARSGTRTGVFDLCRTPAGWSLRAVLD; this is encoded by the coding sequence GTGAGCAGGCGTTATGGCGAGCCGATCGCCGTGTGGACCAGTGAGACATCGCCGGGCGCCCCGCAGCGATTTCGCTGGCGCCGCCACACCTATGCAGTCACTGAGGTGCTCGGTCGGTGGGTCGAGGCCGCCCGGTGGTGGCAGAGCGGGTCCGGGGCGGCTGGAGCCGAGAGCGGCCCGACCGGGCAGCGGCTCCTGTGGCGGGTCGAGGCCCGTTCCGGCACTCGGACCGGAGTGTTCGACCTGTGCCGGACTCCCGCGGGGTGGTCGCTGCGGGCCGTCCTCGACTGA
- a CDS encoding SAV_6107 family HEPN domain-containing protein produces the protein MRAPQHPPAPLPAASVELLATAVAEIEAAVVQPRAADRFIRGHLVARRAAAAVLAARARPDQSGPPRSVWTLLPAVAPELGEWAQFFAAGEGRRVAIEAGAEQVVGTREADDLVRDAHNFLSVVVTLLTACRRAG, from the coding sequence ATGCGTGCTCCACAGCATCCTCCGGCGCCGCTGCCGGCTGCCAGCGTGGAACTGCTGGCCACCGCCGTGGCGGAGATCGAGGCGGCGGTGGTGCAGCCGCGGGCAGCGGACCGATTCATCCGGGGACATCTGGTCGCGCGCCGGGCGGCGGCGGCAGTGCTCGCGGCCCGGGCTCGCCCGGATCAGTCCGGGCCACCCCGCAGTGTGTGGACCCTGCTGCCCGCCGTGGCCCCCGAGTTAGGGGAGTGGGCCCAGTTCTTCGCTGCGGGCGAAGGTCGGCGGGTGGCCATCGAAGCGGGCGCGGAGCAGGTGGTCGGTACCCGCGAGGCCGACGACCTGGTCCGGGACGCCCACAACTTCCTCAGCGTTGTGGTCACGCTGCTCACCGCGTGCCGGCGGGCGGGTTGA